In one Trichosurus vulpecula isolate mTriVul1 chromosome 8, mTriVul1.pri, whole genome shotgun sequence genomic region, the following are encoded:
- the ACSBG1 gene encoding long-chain-fatty-acid--CoA ligase ACSBG1: MRISPASRTALTALSRKPPLLNLHPDHTSSPILPDHQHLSKESLNNALDNLYLERAEDKEEVSAESLWTTSADGLVKIRMDHTCSQTPKTVHQVFLESLEKYGNLNALSSKRDGKWERITYSQYYLLSRKAAKGFLKLGLERVHSVAILGFNSTEWFFSAVGTVFAGGILTGIYTTSSPEACQYIAHDCKANIILVDTQKQLEKILKIWKNLPYLKAVVMYRETPAERIPNVYTMEELLEIGKEVPDTTLDDIINSQKPNQCCVLVYTSGTTGNPKGVMLSQDNITWTAKFGSRAGDIQPAEIQQEVVVSYLPLSHIAAQMYDLWTGIQWGANICFAEPDALKTSLVTTLREVEPTAHMGVPRVWEKIMEGIKGASAQAGFFKRKMFLWAMAVTMERNLSCPSSDLKPFTMRLADYLVLAKIRKALGFANCQKNFYGAAPMTAETLHFFLGLNIRLYAGYGLSESSGPHFMSNSYNYRLYSSGKVLPGCKVKLVNVDAEGIGEVCLWGRTVFMGYLNMEEKTREAIDEDGWLHTGDMGKLDHEGFLYITGRLKELIITAGGENVAPLPIEEAVKMELPIISNAMLIGDQRKFLSMLLTLKCTLDPETSDPTDYLTDEALEFCQKVGSKAIRVSEIVGRKDEAIYQAIEEGVQRVNEKAAAQPYRIQKWALLERDFSISGGEFGPTMKLKRLAVLEKYKEEIESFYKEPNN, translated from the exons AGTCCCTGTGGACCACGTCAGCGGATGGGTTGGTCAAGATACGGATGGACCACACCTGCTCACAGACTCCAAAGACTGTGCACCAAGTGTTCCTAGAAAGTCTGGAGAAGTATGGGAATCTGAACGCCTTGAGCAGCAAACGGGATGGGAAATGGGAGAGGATCACCTACTCTCAGTACTACCTTCTGTCCCGAAAAGCTGCCAAAGGGTTTCTGAAG CTTGGCCTGGAGCGTGTCCACAGTGTTGCGATCCTCGGATTCAACTCCACAGAATGGTTCTTCTCAGCCGTGGGCACAGTCTTTGCTGG AGGTATCCTCACAGGAATCTATACAACCAGTTCCCCCGAGGCTTGCCAATACATTGCCCATGACTGTAAGGCCAACATCATCCTGGTGGATACCCAGAAACAgctggaaaagatactgaag ATCTGGAAGAACTTGCCGTACTTGAAGGCTGTTGTGATGTATAGAGAGACCCCAGCAGAGAGAATTCCGAATGTATATACG ATGGAAGAGCTCCTAGAGATAGGGAAAGAGGTTCCTGATACCACCCTGGATGATATCATCAACTCTCAGAAACCCAACCAGTGCTGTGTGCTTGTCTACACATCTGGCACCACTGGCAACCCCAAAGGGGTGATGCTGAGTCAGGACAAT ATCACTTGGACAGCCAAGTTTGGCAGCCGAGCCGGGGACATCCAGCCCGCTGAGATCCAGCAGGAGGTCGTGGTGAGCTACCTGCCCCTCAGCCACATTGCTGCTCAGATGTATGACCTTTGGACTGGGATCCAGTGGGGGGCCAACATTTGCTTTGCTGAGCCTGATGCCCTGAAG ACAAGCTTAGTGACTACGCTGAGGGAGGTGGAACCCACTGCCCACATGGGTGTGCCCAGGGTGTGGGAGAAGATCATGGAGGGGATCAAGGGGGCATCAGCTCAGGCTGGATTCTTCAAGAGGAAGATGTTCCTGTGGGCAATGGCTGTGACCATGGAACGAAATCTCAGCTGCCCAAGCAG TGACCTGAAGCCTTTCACCATGAGACTGGCTGATTATTTGGTTCTGGCTAAGATCCGCAAGGCCTTGGGGTTTGCCAACTGCCAGAAGAATTTCTACGGCGCAGCCCCAATGACCGCAGAGACCCTGCACTTCTTCCTGGGACTCAACATCCGCCTCTATGCTGGCTACGGGCTGAGCGAATCCTCGGGCCCACACTTCATGTCCAACTCCTACAACTATAGACTCTACAG CTCTGGAAAGGTGTTGCCAGGCTGCAAGGTCAAACTGGTGAACGTAGATGCTGAAGGCATTGGGGAGGTCTGCTTGTGGGGCCGGACTGTCTTCATGGGCTACCTCAACATGGAGGAGAAGACAAGAGAGGCCATAGATGAGGATGGCTGGCTACACACGGGAGACATGGGGAAGCTAGACCACGAAGGCTTTCTCTATATCACTGGGAGGCTTAAAG AGTTAATCATAACAGCCGGAGGGGAGAATGTGGCCCCCCTCCCCATTGAGGAGGCCGTGAAGATGGAGCTCCCCATCATCAGCAATGCCATGTTGATCGGGGACCAGAGGAAGTTTCTGTCCATGCTGCTGACCCTGAAG TGCACTCTAGATCCAGAAACCTCAGATCCGACGGACTATCTCACCGATGAAGCCCTGGAGTTCTGCCAGAAGGTTGGCAGCAAAGCCATCAGAGTGTCTGAGATAGTGGGCAGGAAAGATGAGGCCATTTACCAGGCAATTGAAGAAGGCGTCCAGAGAGTCAACGAGAAAGCTGCTGCTCAGCCTTACCGCATCCAGAAGTGGGCCCTCCTGGAAAGGGATTTTTCCATTTCTGGGGGAGAATTTG GTCCTACAATGAAACTGAAGCGCTTAGCAGTTCTTGAAAAGTACAAAGAAGAGATTGAATCATTTTACAAAGAACCAAACAATTAA